One segment of Burkholderia multivorans ATCC BAA-247 DNA contains the following:
- a CDS encoding lactonase family protein produces the protein MKGFAFVLSLSATHAFAQQSPAPADGVYNLLVGTYTDTGSDGIYVYRFDTSTGSVAPVSSAKTVNPSYLLPSRDGRVVYAVNELPGDNGPATQRGGISAFRFDAKTGALTFIDRVSSEGNDPCYLSLSPDGKYLVTANYSVAADPGGSFALFPVRDDGGVAPAVLSVHHEGKGPVRGRQDNAHVHSTVFSPDGRYLFVQDLGLDKIYGYRYTVDGSRGLISPTDTRYTPVKAGAGPRHLVFSADGRFAYVTSELNASVEVFGYHDGKLTPIETVSMIAPGFKGKVGGGAIHLSPDGRFLYVSNRGDANEIVIYAVNQADGRLKTVGRQSSLGRTPREFLIDPTGKWLIVGNQDSDTFYVFGRDVGSGQLAANPRKVAVGKPVDFKLVPVQ, from the coding sequence ATGAAAGGTTTCGCGTTCGTGCTTTCCCTGTCCGCGACCCATGCATTCGCGCAGCAATCGCCGGCACCGGCCGACGGCGTCTACAACCTGCTCGTCGGCACCTACACCGACACCGGCAGCGACGGCATCTACGTGTACCGCTTCGATACGAGCACCGGTAGTGTCGCACCGGTATCGTCGGCGAAGACGGTGAACCCGTCGTATCTGTTGCCGAGCCGCGACGGTCGCGTCGTCTATGCGGTCAACGAACTGCCCGGCGATAACGGGCCCGCGACGCAGCGCGGCGGCATCAGCGCCTTCCGTTTCGATGCGAAGACGGGTGCGCTCACGTTCATCGACCGCGTTTCGTCAGAGGGGAACGATCCTTGCTATTTGAGTCTGTCGCCCGACGGCAAGTATCTGGTGACGGCCAACTATTCGGTCGCGGCCGATCCGGGCGGCAGCTTCGCGCTGTTTCCGGTCCGCGACGACGGCGGCGTCGCACCGGCCGTGCTCAGCGTGCACCACGAAGGGAAGGGGCCCGTCAGAGGGCGGCAGGACAACGCGCACGTCCACTCGACGGTGTTCTCGCCCGACGGCCGCTATCTGTTCGTGCAGGATCTCGGTCTCGACAAGATCTACGGCTATCGCTACACGGTCGACGGCAGCCGCGGGCTGATCAGCCCGACCGACACGCGCTATACGCCGGTGAAGGCCGGCGCGGGGCCGCGCCATCTCGTATTCAGTGCGGACGGCCGGTTCGCGTACGTGACGAGCGAGCTGAACGCGTCGGTCGAGGTGTTCGGCTATCACGACGGGAAGCTCACGCCGATCGAGACCGTGTCGATGATCGCGCCCGGCTTCAAGGGCAAGGTCGGCGGCGGCGCGATCCACCTGTCGCCGGACGGCCGCTTCCTGTACGTGAGCAACCGCGGCGACGCGAACGAGATCGTGATCTACGCGGTGAACCAGGCCGACGGCCGGCTGAAGACCGTCGGTCGCCAGTCGAGCCTCGGCCGGACGCCGCGCGAATTCCTGATCGATCCGACCGGCAAATGGCTGATCGTCGGCAACCAGGACAGCGACACGTTCTACGTGTTCGGCCGCGACGTCGGCAGCGGGCAGCTCGCCGCGAATCCACGCAAGGTGGCGGTCGGCAAGCCGGTCGATTTCAAGCTCGTACCGGTGCAGTAA
- a CDS encoding glycoside hydrolase family 15 protein, translating into MPALIEDYALVGDGHTAALIAKDGSVDWLCWPRFDSGACFAALVGTPEHGRWLIAPAADVAITHTTRRYRGDTLILETDYESADGAVTVVDFMPPGNGWSELVRIVVGRRGTMKMRMELVLRFDYGFSIPWVTQLTREDGMKAIAGPDTVVLRTPVPLTGKNLHTLAEFTVSADERVPFSLGYAPSHLRLPPARDPLSMLARTENYWLEWSGRCQVRGRYAAAVRRSLITLKALAYEPTGGIVAAPTTSLPEKIGGNRNWDYRYCWLRDATITLLALMRGGYYDEARAWRTWLGRVMAGSPEQIQIMYGIAGERRLPEMELDWLPGYQDSKPVRVGNGAANQLQLDVFGEVMAALHLARVGGLQADDTVWSVQCALLDHLEKIWQEPDEGIWETRGGRRHFTFSKVMAWVAFDRAIKSAEMFRLPGSLERWRALRDRIHADVCEKAWHDGKQAFAQSYGSDELDASVLLMPLLGFLPPEDPRIVGTVEAIERELLHDGLVMRYRTTEYDDGLPPGEGTFLACSFWLVDNYALLGRIDDAHRLFSRLLALSNDLGLLAEEYDPVEGRLVGNFPQAFSHVALVHTAMNLMHHEEAMARAAGQPAPAAATGR; encoded by the coding sequence ATGCCCGCCCTGATCGAAGACTATGCCCTCGTCGGCGACGGCCACACGGCCGCGCTGATCGCAAAAGACGGCTCCGTCGACTGGCTGTGCTGGCCCCGGTTCGACTCGGGCGCCTGCTTCGCGGCGCTCGTCGGCACACCCGAGCACGGTCGCTGGCTGATCGCGCCGGCCGCCGACGTCGCGATTACGCATACGACACGCCGCTATCGCGGCGACACGCTGATTCTCGAAACCGATTACGAAAGCGCGGACGGCGCCGTGACCGTCGTCGATTTCATGCCGCCCGGCAACGGCTGGTCCGAGCTCGTGCGCATCGTCGTCGGCCGGCGCGGCACGATGAAGATGCGGATGGAACTCGTGCTGCGCTTCGACTATGGCTTCTCGATCCCGTGGGTCACGCAGCTCACGCGCGAAGACGGAATGAAGGCGATCGCCGGCCCCGACACGGTCGTGCTGCGCACGCCGGTGCCGCTCACCGGCAAGAACCTGCATACGCTCGCGGAATTCACGGTAAGCGCCGACGAGCGCGTGCCGTTCTCGCTCGGCTATGCGCCCTCGCATCTGCGGCTGCCGCCCGCGCGCGATCCGCTGTCGATGCTCGCGCGCACCGAGAACTACTGGCTCGAATGGTCGGGCCGCTGCCAGGTGCGCGGCCGCTATGCGGCCGCCGTGCGCCGTTCGCTGATCACGCTGAAGGCGCTCGCGTACGAGCCGACCGGCGGCATCGTCGCCGCGCCCACCACGTCGCTGCCCGAGAAGATCGGCGGCAACCGCAACTGGGACTACCGCTACTGCTGGCTGCGCGACGCGACGATCACGCTGCTCGCGCTGATGCGCGGCGGCTACTACGACGAAGCGCGTGCGTGGCGCACGTGGCTCGGCCGCGTGATGGCCGGATCGCCCGAGCAGATTCAAATCATGTACGGGATCGCGGGCGAGCGCCGGTTGCCCGAGATGGAGCTCGACTGGCTGCCCGGCTATCAGGATTCGAAGCCGGTGCGCGTCGGCAACGGCGCCGCAAACCAGCTGCAGCTCGACGTGTTCGGCGAAGTGATGGCCGCGCTGCATCTCGCGCGCGTGGGCGGCCTGCAGGCCGACGATACGGTGTGGTCGGTGCAGTGCGCGCTGCTCGATCATCTCGAGAAGATCTGGCAGGAACCCGACGAAGGAATCTGGGAAACGCGCGGCGGCCGCCGTCATTTCACGTTCTCGAAGGTGATGGCATGGGTCGCGTTCGACCGCGCGATCAAGTCCGCGGAGATGTTCCGCCTGCCGGGCTCGCTCGAGCGCTGGCGCGCGCTGCGCGACCGCATCCATGCGGACGTCTGCGAGAAGGCCTGGCACGACGGCAAGCAGGCGTTCGCGCAAAGCTACGGCAGCGACGAACTCGACGCGAGCGTGCTGCTGATGCCGCTGCTCGGCTTCCTGCCGCCCGAGGATCCGCGCATCGTCGGCACGGTGGAGGCGATCGAGCGGGAATTGCTGCACGACGGGCTCGTGATGCGCTACCGCACGACCGAGTACGACGACGGCCTGCCACCCGGCGAAGGCACGTTTCTCGCGTGCAGTTTCTGGCTCGTCGACAACTACGCGCTGCTCGGCCGGATCGACGACGCGCATCGGCTGTTCAGCCGCCTGCTCGCGCTGTCGAACGACCTCGGGCTGCTCGCGGAAGAATACGACCCGGTCGAGGGGCGGCTTGTCGGCAATTTCCCGCAGGCGTTCTCGCACGTCGCGCTGGTGCATACCGCGATGAACCTGATGCACCACGAAGAGGCGATGGCGCGCGCGGCCGGACAGCCGGCGCCGGCCGCCGCGACGGGCCGCTGA
- a CDS encoding polyhydroxyalkanoate depolymerase, producing MLYQLHEFQRAMLSPLTAWAQAASKSFANPSSPFSLIPGAPRMAAAYELLYRLGKDYEKPEFNIHQIVKDGHNIPIVEQTIVEKPFCRLLRFKRYSDDADAVTQLKDEPVVLVCAPLSGHHSTLLRDTVRTLLQDHKVYITDWIDARMVPVEVGPFHLHDYVEYIQEFIRHIGARNLHVVSVCQPTVPVLAAISLMASRGEDTPLTMTMMGGPIDARRSPTSVNSLATQHSLAWFENNVIHTVPANYPGEGRQVYPGFLQHTGFVAMNPERHAQSHWDFYQSLLRGDEEDAEAHRRFYDEYNAVLDMAAEYYLETIRVVFQEFRLAEGTWDVNGERVRPQDIKHTALMTIEGELDDISGSGQTHVAHELCTGIPQDQRRSLTAEKCGHYGIFSGRRWRTIIYPQLRDFIREHAPEPKNGSAKDRPDATAGTSDTPAASAPALAAVPAGQAQRETAKAAATLAKRARAKSSGALSPKAAPAAKRASGARAKPVRARKAA from the coding sequence ATGCTTTACCAACTGCACGAATTCCAGCGGGCGATGCTGAGCCCGCTCACGGCTTGGGCCCAGGCCGCGTCGAAGTCCTTCGCCAATCCGTCGAGTCCGTTTTCGCTGATCCCCGGCGCGCCGCGCATGGCGGCCGCGTACGAGCTGCTGTACCGGCTCGGCAAGGATTACGAGAAGCCCGAATTCAACATTCATCAGATCGTCAAGGATGGCCACAACATCCCGATCGTCGAGCAGACGATCGTCGAGAAGCCGTTCTGCCGGCTGCTGCGCTTCAAGCGCTATTCGGACGATGCCGATGCGGTCACGCAGCTGAAGGACGAACCGGTCGTGCTGGTCTGCGCGCCGCTGTCGGGCCACCACTCGACGCTGCTGCGCGACACCGTGCGCACGCTGCTGCAGGATCACAAGGTCTACATCACCGACTGGATCGACGCGCGGATGGTGCCGGTCGAGGTCGGCCCGTTCCATCTGCACGACTACGTCGAATACATCCAGGAATTCATCCGCCACATCGGTGCGCGCAATCTGCACGTCGTGTCGGTCTGTCAGCCGACGGTGCCCGTGCTCGCGGCGATCTCGCTGATGGCAAGCCGCGGCGAGGACACGCCGCTCACGATGACGATGATGGGCGGCCCGATCGACGCGCGCCGCAGCCCGACTTCGGTGAACTCGCTCGCGACGCAGCATTCGCTCGCGTGGTTCGAGAACAACGTAATCCATACGGTGCCGGCGAACTATCCGGGCGAAGGCCGTCAGGTGTATCCGGGCTTCCTGCAGCACACGGGCTTCGTCGCGATGAATCCGGAGCGCCACGCGCAATCGCACTGGGACTTCTATCAGAGCCTGCTGCGCGGCGACGAGGAAGACGCCGAAGCGCACCGCCGCTTCTACGACGAATACAACGCCGTGCTCGACATGGCCGCCGAGTACTACCTCGAGACGATCCGCGTCGTGTTCCAGGAATTCCGCCTCGCGGAAGGCACGTGGGACGTCAATGGCGAACGCGTGCGTCCGCAGGACATCAAGCACACCGCGCTGATGACGATCGAAGGCGAGCTCGACGACATCTCGGGCAGCGGCCAGACGCACGTCGCGCACGAGCTGTGCACGGGCATTCCGCAGGATCAGCGCCGCAGCCTGACCGCCGAGAAGTGCGGCCATTACGGGATCTTCTCCGGCCGCCGCTGGCGCACGATCATTTACCCGCAATTGCGCGACTTCATCCGCGAGCATGCGCCGGAGCCGAAGAACGGCAGCGCGAAGGATCGCCCGGACGCAACGGCCGGCACGTCCGACACGCCGGCCGCATCGGCGCCCGCGCTCGCGGCCGTCCCGGCCGGCCAGGCGCAGCGCGAAACCGCGAAGGCTGCGGCCACGCTCGCAAAACGCGCGCGCGCGAAATCGTCGGGCGCGCTGTCGCCGAAGGCCGCACCGGCGGCCAAGCGCGCGAGCGGCGCACGCGCGAAGCCGGTACGCGCGCGCAAGGCCGCCTGA
- a CDS encoding TetR family transcriptional regulator, with product MNQPKIKRDPEGTRRRILMAAAEEFASGGLFGARVDQIARRAETNERMLYYYFGSKEQLFTAVLEHAFSALTEAERVLDLDGVPPVEAVTRLAHFVWDYYRDHPELLRLINNENLHEARYLHKSTRIREMMSPIVAMLGNVLMRGQKAGLFRGDVDPLRFYVTLSGLGYYIVSNRFTLAATLGRDFSEADERAEMVRMNTEVLLAYLLRR from the coding sequence ATGAATCAGCCAAAAATCAAAAGAGATCCTGAAGGCACGCGCCGTCGCATCCTGATGGCGGCAGCCGAAGAGTTCGCGAGTGGAGGGCTGTTCGGCGCGCGCGTCGATCAGATCGCGCGGCGCGCCGAGACCAACGAGCGCATGCTCTATTACTACTTCGGCAGCAAGGAGCAGCTCTTCACCGCGGTGCTCGAACATGCGTTTTCCGCGCTGACCGAAGCCGAACGCGTGCTCGATCTCGATGGCGTGCCGCCCGTCGAAGCGGTCACGCGGCTCGCGCATTTCGTTTGGGACTACTACCGCGACCATCCCGAACTGCTGCGGCTCATCAACAACGAAAACCTCCACGAAGCGCGCTATCTGCACAAGTCGACGCGCATCCGCGAGATGATGTCGCCGATCGTCGCGATGCTCGGCAACGTACTGATGCGCGGCCAGAAGGCCGGGCTGTTCCGCGGCGACGTCGATCCGCTGCGCTTCTACGTGACGCTGTCGGGGCTCGGCTACTACATCGTGTCGAACCGCTTCACGCTGGCCGCGACGCTCGGCCGCGATTTCAGCGAAGCCGACGAGCGCGCGGAGATGGTCCGGATGAACACCGAAGTGCTGCTCGCGTATCTGCTACGGCGCTGA
- the rsxB gene encoding electron transport complex subunit RsxB: MREIGDNRGLANLSGRVRRGREPFGAIAPVVTVTDSKTLADRIEDLLPQTQCTKCGYNGCRPYAEAIAAGDANYNQCPPGGAEGIARLANLLGKPVIPLNPVNGTEHPRAVAFIDENLCIGCTLCMQACPVDAIVGAPKQMHTIVASLCTGCDLCVPPCPVDCIAMVPVTGERTGWDAWTQEQADAARERHDRRLARQRRERDAAEARAAARRAASATATQPATAPAAAPPAADDADAKKRAIIAAALERARKKKEELAAQGAAPKNTEGVSAAVQAQIDAAEARRKRLAEQQAARDAQANDADRDDTGGPSAPPDDQAP; this comes from the coding sequence ATGCGGGAAATCGGCGATAATCGGGGTTTGGCAAACCTTTCCGGCCGCGTCCGACGCGGCCGAGAGCCATTCGGCGCGATTGCGCCCGTTGTCACCGTGACCGATTCCAAGACACTCGCGGATCGCATCGAAGATCTGCTTCCCCAGACGCAATGCACGAAGTGCGGCTATAACGGCTGCCGCCCGTACGCCGAGGCGATCGCCGCCGGCGACGCGAACTACAACCAGTGCCCACCCGGCGGCGCCGAAGGCATCGCGCGCCTCGCGAACCTGCTCGGCAAGCCGGTGATTCCGCTGAATCCCGTAAACGGCACCGAGCACCCGCGTGCGGTCGCGTTCATCGACGAAAACCTGTGCATCGGCTGCACGCTGTGCATGCAGGCGTGCCCGGTCGACGCGATCGTCGGCGCGCCGAAGCAGATGCACACGATCGTGGCGTCGCTCTGCACCGGCTGCGACCTCTGCGTGCCGCCGTGCCCGGTCGACTGTATCGCGATGGTGCCCGTCACGGGCGAGCGCACGGGCTGGGACGCATGGACGCAAGAGCAGGCCGACGCCGCGCGCGAGCGGCACGATCGCCGGCTCGCGCGCCAGCGCCGCGAGCGCGACGCGGCCGAGGCGCGCGCCGCCGCACGCCGCGCGGCGAGCGCCACCGCGACGCAACCCGCCACAGCGCCGGCCGCCGCACCGCCCGCCGCCGACGATGCCGACGCGAAAAAACGCGCGATCATCGCCGCCGCGCTCGAACGCGCGCGCAAGAAGAAGGAAGAACTCGCCGCGCAGGGTGCGGCTCCGAAGAATACCGAAGGCGTGAGCGCGGCCGTCCAGGCGCAGATCGACGCGGCCGAGGCGCGCCGCAAGCGGCTCGCCGAACAACAGGCCGCGCGCGATGCGCAGGCCAACGATGCCGATCGAGACGATACCGGCGGCCCGTCCGCGCCGCCCGACGACCAAGCGCCATGA
- the nth gene encoding endonuclease III, translated as MNASKRRAIYETLQSLNPHPTTELEYSTPFELLIAVMLSAQATDVSVNKAMRKMFPVANTPQQIVALGEEGVAEYIKTIGLYRTKAKNVVAACRILLERYGGEVPADREALESLPGVGRKTANVVLNTAFGQPTIAVDTHIFRVANRTGLAPGKDVKAVEAALEKFTPKEFLHDAHHWLILHGRYVCKARKPECWHCAIEPLCEYRPKTPPPND; from the coding sequence ATGAACGCCAGCAAACGACGCGCGATCTACGAAACGCTGCAAAGCCTCAACCCGCATCCGACCACCGAACTCGAATACTCGACGCCGTTCGAGCTGCTGATCGCGGTGATGCTGTCCGCGCAGGCGACCGACGTGTCGGTGAACAAGGCGATGCGCAAGATGTTCCCGGTCGCCAACACGCCGCAACAGATCGTCGCGCTCGGCGAGGAAGGCGTCGCCGAGTACATCAAGACGATCGGGCTCTACCGGACCAAGGCGAAGAACGTCGTCGCCGCGTGCCGGATCCTGCTCGAACGCTACGGCGGCGAAGTGCCGGCCGACCGCGAAGCGCTCGAAAGCCTGCCCGGCGTCGGCCGCAAGACGGCGAACGTCGTGCTCAACACCGCGTTCGGCCAGCCGACGATTGCGGTCGACACGCACATCTTCCGCGTCGCGAATCGCACGGGGCTTGCGCCCGGCAAGGACGTCAAAGCCGTCGAAGCCGCACTCGAAAAGTTCACGCCGAAGGAATTCCTGCACGACGCACATCACTGGCTGATCCTGCACGGCCGCTACGTCTGCAAGGCGCGCAAGCCCGAATGCTGGCACTGCGCGATCGAGCCGCTCTGCGAATACCGGCCGAAAACGCCGCCGCCGAACGACTGA
- a CDS encoding DMT family transporter — MIAAVRSSSAALQGALYVALSAAAFGAMAIFGRYAYAGGVDVLGLLIVRFAIGGTVLAAIAWRRGVVWPRGRALMPLVAMGALGYVGQSFCYFTALRHAQASLVALLLYLYPAFVTLLAAWWLGERLTRAKGVALVLCVAGSALMVGGGHGEPFGIALALGAAVVYSLYIVGGTKATRGVDPLATTAIICVSATAALVLIALVRTVAFDAPPRWPATAGGWAAMLAIALVSTVAAMLAFFAGLERLGAARTSMLSTLEPVVTVALAALLFGEALSPLQWAGGVAILAAVLALVRAGGAAADDTTATSNA; from the coding sequence ATGATCGCCGCCGTTCGTTCTTCGTCCGCCGCGCTGCAAGGTGCGCTCTACGTCGCGTTGTCCGCCGCAGCGTTCGGCGCGATGGCGATTTTCGGCCGCTACGCGTATGCAGGCGGCGTCGACGTGCTCGGCCTGCTGATCGTGCGTTTCGCGATCGGCGGCACCGTGCTCGCGGCGATCGCGTGGCGGCGCGGCGTCGTCTGGCCGCGCGGCCGCGCGCTGATGCCGCTCGTCGCGATGGGCGCGCTCGGCTACGTCGGCCAGTCGTTCTGCTATTTCACGGCGCTGCGGCATGCGCAGGCGAGCCTCGTCGCGCTGCTGCTCTATCTGTATCCGGCCTTCGTGACGCTGCTCGCCGCGTGGTGGCTCGGCGAGCGGCTCACGCGCGCAAAGGGCGTCGCGCTCGTGCTGTGCGTCGCGGGCTCCGCGCTGATGGTCGGCGGCGGCCACGGCGAGCCGTTCGGCATCGCGCTTGCGCTCGGCGCGGCGGTCGTCTATTCGCTGTACATCGTCGGCGGCACGAAGGCGACGCGCGGCGTCGATCCGCTCGCGACCACCGCGATCATCTGCGTATCGGCGACGGCCGCGCTCGTGCTGATCGCGCTGGTGCGGACCGTCGCCTTCGATGCGCCGCCGCGCTGGCCCGCGACGGCCGGCGGATGGGCCGCGATGCTTGCGATCGCGCTGGTGTCGACCGTGGCCGCGATGCTCGCGTTCTTTGCGGGGCTCGAGCGGCTCGGCGCCGCGCGCACGTCGATGCTGTCGACGCTCGAGCCGGTCGTCACGGTCGCGCTCGCCGCGCTGCTGTTCGGCGAGGCGCTGTCGCCGCTGCAGTGGGCGGGCGGCGTCGCGATTCTGGCGGCCGTGCTCGCGCTCGTGCGCGCCGGCGGCGCGGCCGCCGACGACACGACGGCGACGTCGAACGCGTAG
- a CDS encoding DUF1841 family protein, which produces MFNPSRDEVRRFFTETWRKQRAGEILTPLEAMAADWIVEHPEYHAELEDADGAAARNYTPEEGRTNPFLHLSMHLAISEQLSIDQPPGIRAAHDKLAAKLDSTHDAQHAIMECLGETIWEAQRTNTPPDTDAYLQRILRRASRD; this is translated from the coding sequence ATGTTCAATCCGAGCCGCGACGAAGTCCGTCGCTTTTTCACCGAAACCTGGCGCAAGCAACGCGCCGGCGAGATCCTGACGCCGCTGGAAGCGATGGCCGCCGACTGGATCGTCGAACACCCCGAATACCACGCGGAACTCGAGGACGCGGACGGCGCGGCCGCGCGCAACTACACGCCCGAGGAAGGCCGCACGAATCCGTTCCTGCATCTGTCGATGCATCTGGCGATCAGCGAGCAGCTGTCGATCGACCAGCCGCCCGGCATCCGCGCCGCGCACGACAAGCTCGCGGCGAAGCTCGATTCGACGCACGACGCGCAGCACGCGATCATGGAGTGCCTCGGCGAGACGATCTGGGAAGCGCAGCGCACGAACACGCCGCCCGACACGGACGCGTACCTGCAGCGCATCCTGCGCCGCGCATCGCGCGACTGA
- a CDS encoding c-type cytochrome, translating to MNNAFKTAAAIAFAAGLAIGTAHAADLSKGKDLVESHNCAACHGAKLNQPINAEYPRLAGQHADYLVWAMRQYQMGLTNPLLGRNNAIMQAQVQNLSVNDMKDIAAYIESLKGDLVFKK from the coding sequence ATGAACAACGCATTCAAGACGGCGGCGGCGATCGCATTCGCGGCCGGCCTCGCGATCGGTACCGCACACGCGGCCGACCTCTCGAAGGGCAAGGATCTGGTCGAATCGCACAACTGCGCGGCCTGCCACGGCGCGAAGCTGAACCAGCCGATCAACGCCGAGTACCCGCGCCTCGCCGGCCAGCACGCCGACTATCTCGTGTGGGCGATGCGCCAGTACCAGATGGGCCTGACGAACCCGCTGCTCGGTCGCAACAACGCGATCATGCAGGCGCAGGTGCAGAACCTGTCGGTCAACGACATGAAGGACATCGCTGCCTACATCGAGTCGCTGAAGGGCGACCTGGTGTTCAAGAAGTAA
- a CDS encoding c-type cytochrome — protein sequence MNKFVGKHVVVAALVALAGSAQAAGVVGNPKDGASKAAMCIGCHGIQDYRAAYPEVYRVPVLGGQNQQYLENALKSYRKKDRHFPSMNAIAGSLTDQDIADLAAYYAAQKVDSKDNPYK from the coding sequence ATGAACAAATTCGTCGGCAAACACGTCGTTGTCGCAGCGCTCGTGGCGCTCGCGGGCAGCGCGCAGGCGGCCGGTGTGGTCGGCAACCCGAAGGACGGGGCAAGCAAGGCCGCCATGTGCATCGGTTGCCACGGCATCCAGGATTACCGCGCGGCATACCCGGAGGTCTACCGGGTTCCCGTCCTCGGCGGCCAGAACCAGCAATACCTCGAGAACGCGCTGAAGTCCTACCGCAAGAAGGATCGTCATTTCCCGTCGATGAACGCGATCGCCGGTTCGCTGACGGATCAGGACATCGCCGATCTGGCGGCCTACTACGCCGCGCAGAAGGTCGACTCGAAGGACAATCCCTACAAGTAA
- a CDS encoding AAA family ATPase, with amino-acid sequence MRFEGSSHYVATDDLKLAVNAALTLQRPLLIKGEPGTGKTMLAEEVAAALDMPLLQWHIKSTTKAQQGLYEYDAVSRLRDSQLGDERVKDIANYIVKGVLWQAFEAERPTVLLIDEIDKADIEFPNDLLRELDRMEFHVYETRETVRAKHRPLVIITSNNEKELPDAFLRRCFFHYIQFPDAATMQKIVAVHFPNIREELLHAALESFFELRGVSGLKKKPSTSELLDWLKLLLAENIPADALRGADAKQIVPPLAGALLKNEQDLSLLERLVFMNRHNR; translated from the coding sequence ATGCGTTTCGAAGGGTCCTCGCACTACGTCGCCACCGACGATCTGAAACTCGCGGTCAACGCCGCGCTGACGCTGCAGCGCCCGCTGCTGATCAAGGGCGAGCCGGGCACCGGCAAGACGATGCTCGCGGAGGAAGTCGCCGCCGCGCTCGACATGCCGCTGCTGCAGTGGCACATCAAGTCGACGACCAAGGCGCAGCAGGGGCTGTACGAATATGACGCGGTCTCGCGGCTGCGCGACTCGCAGCTCGGCGACGAGCGCGTGAAGGACATCGCGAACTATATCGTCAAGGGCGTGCTGTGGCAGGCGTTCGAGGCCGAGCGCCCGACCGTGCTGCTGATCGACGAGATCGACAAGGCCGACATCGAGTTCCCGAACGATCTGCTGCGCGAGCTCGACCGGATGGAGTTCCACGTGTACGAAACGCGCGAAACGGTGCGCGCGAAGCATCGTCCGCTCGTCATCATCACGTCGAACAACGAGAAGGAGCTGCCCGACGCGTTCCTGCGCCGCTGCTTCTTCCACTACATCCAGTTTCCCGACGCGGCGACGATGCAGAAGATCGTCGCGGTCCATTTCCCGAACATCCGCGAGGAACTGCTGCATGCGGCGCTCGAAAGCTTTTTCGAGCTGCGCGGCGTGTCGGGCCTGAAGAAGAAGCCGTCGACGTCCGAACTGCTCGACTGGCTGAAGCTGCTGCTGGCCGAGAACATCCCCGCCGACGCACTGCGCGGCGCCGACGCGAAGCAGATCGTGCCGCCGCTTGCCGGCGCACTGCTGAAGAACGAACAGGATCTCAGCCTGCTCGAGCGGCTCGTCTTCATGAACCGGCACAACCGGTAA